The following proteins come from a genomic window of Montipora capricornis isolate CH-2021 chromosome 9, ASM3666992v2, whole genome shotgun sequence:
- the LOC138016278 gene encoding uncharacterized protein → MICSFNSSATVCEFTSSLLQGENNSSHVVTTRLLNQIFSYFIRQSSRAETTSSHVVTAGLFNQSISSRDFITPSPQAETTTNQDPTTSRPVTRRIHHPKEINEPFLIAVVIVSFLVLFGIVVATLYFLYPESMQRCWRCRNEAAIDPAMGIELGQNPGERTPVVPEESGTKEGVTTASRGLQDEGKVEEEEEEPKGLSRPLLYRQEPVQSTSVCCQQQDRRSKATVPEEGVETATTGHQGDSEVNVKEKEEKGGGRGEEEEPLLVKLQNQCANRQKQDSTSKEYGAEEGVRTTAPTDQQDEEEEEEEEEEEEEEEEEEEEEEEDEEEEEEEEEEEDRKPLLEKEEPVQSTSVDCPQQDRKNKDSKHLESLLDKIDTLDEICYCLDTPVPGRGNYRVVAEHYGFTHYKIKSVLEKSDGGPSRALIENIVAGDPDLTVEEFATVVEEKAKRKDVSNLLRAYDSPEVIV, encoded by the exons ATGATCTGTTCCTTTAACAGTAGTGCCACTGTGTGTGAATTTACCTCATCATTGCTCCAAGGTGAAAACAACAGCAGTCACGTTGTTACGACAAGGCTTCTTAACCAGATCTTTTCCTATTTTATCAGGCAATCGTCCCGAGCTGAAACTACCAGCAGTCACGTTGTTACGGCTGGGCTTTTTAACCAGAGCATCTCCAGTCGCGATTTTATCACGCCATCGCCCCAAGCTGAAACCACCACCAATCAAGATCCCACCACATCTAGGCCGGTTACTAGAAGAATCCATCACCCAAAGGAGATAAACGAACCTTTTTTAATTGCAGTAGTGATTGTATCGTTTTTGGTGTTATTTGGGATCGTTGTGGCAActctttattttctttaccCGGAATCGATGCAACGATGCTGGAGGTGCAGGAATGAAGCCGCGATTGACCCTGCAATGGGAATTGAACTTGGGCAAAATCCCGGGGAAAGGACTCCAGTGGTGCCAGAAG AAAGTGGCACCAAAGAAGGCGTGACAACAGCTTCCAGAGGTCTTCAGGATGAAGGGAaggttgaagaagaagaagaagagccaAAGGGACTTAGCAGACCCTTGTTATACAGG CAGGAGCCAGTACAGAGCACATCTGTTTGTTGTCAACAACAAGACAGGAGAAGTAAAG CAACTGTTCCTGAAGAAGGGGTGGAAACAGCTACTACCGGCCACCAGGGTGATTCAGAAGTGAAcgttaaagaaaaagaagaaaaaggaggaggacgaggagaagaagaagaaccctTGTTAGTAAAG CTGCAAAACCAGTGTGCTAATAGACAAAAACAAGACAGTACAAGTAAAG AATACGGTGCTGAAGAAGGGGTAAGAACAACCGCTCCTACAGATCAGCaggatgaagaagaagaagaagaagaagaagaagaagaagaagaagaagaagaagaagaagaagaagaagaagaagacgaagaagaagaagaagaagaagaagaagaagaagaccgcAAACCCTTGTTAGAAAAA GAGGAGCCAGTACAGAGCACATCTGTTGATTGTCCACAACAAGATAGGAAAAATAAAG ACTCGAAGCATTTGGAAAGTCTCCTCGATAAAATCGATACCCTGGATGAAATATGCTATTGTTTGGATACACCTGTTCCTGGTCGCGGTAATTACAGAGTCGTTGCTGAACATTACGGCTTtacacattacaagataaaatcCGTTTTGGAGAAATCTGATGGGGGTCCATCTAGAGCTTTGATTGAGAATATTGTTGCTGGGGATCCAGATCTTACAGTAGAGGAGTTTGCAACGGTGGTAGAAGAAAAAGCAAAGCGGAAAGATGTCTCCAACTTGCTGAGGGCCTACGATTCACCAGAAGTTATTGTTTGA